In the genome of Paracoccus tegillarcae, one region contains:
- the flhB gene encoding flagellar type III secretion system protein FlhB, translating into MSGDQDQGEKQFEPTEQRLQRAREQGDVPRSTELNVAAMYAGAWLAFGIGAVFAVKSWLGMATRIMGSDGWPIGSVFAMATTLGQFASFAITLLAAVPMVFIIVALLAQRGLTFATKKLAPDIKRINPIKNAGQKFGSSGLVTFGISVGKAALVCVGGVYLFRSLFGLLENAAMAGGTAWVAGLGVILQRAFLLAIAVSAAFAVLDIAWKRFDHLRKNRMTRKEMQDEHKDSEGDPHMKAARRQRAVDIAMSQMLQDVETADVIIVNPTHYAVALKWHRGSGRAPICVAKGIDEVAARIRERASAHGVPIWSDPPSARAIHATVKLGEEIVQDHFAPVAAAIRFAEKMREKARAGW; encoded by the coding sequence ATGAGTGGTGATCAGGATCAGGGTGAAAAGCAGTTCGAGCCCACCGAACAGCGGTTGCAGCGGGCGCGCGAGCAGGGCGATGTTCCGCGCTCGACCGAGTTGAACGTGGCTGCCATGTATGCCGGCGCCTGGCTGGCCTTTGGCATTGGCGCGGTGTTTGCGGTCAAATCCTGGCTAGGTATGGCGACCCGGATCATGGGCTCTGATGGCTGGCCGATCGGGTCGGTTTTCGCCATGGCGACGACATTGGGTCAGTTCGCGTCATTTGCGATCACCCTTTTGGCCGCTGTGCCGATGGTCTTTATCATCGTGGCCTTGCTGGCGCAGCGCGGGCTGACCTTTGCCACGAAGAAGCTGGCCCCGGACATCAAGCGGATCAATCCGATCAAGAATGCGGGGCAGAAATTCGGCAGCTCGGGGCTGGTTACCTTTGGCATATCGGTCGGCAAAGCCGCGCTGGTCTGCGTGGGCGGCGTCTACCTGTTCCGATCACTGTTCGGGCTGTTGGAAAACGCGGCGATGGCGGGGGGAACGGCGTGGGTCGCGGGCTTGGGGGTGATCCTGCAGCGTGCCTTTCTGCTGGCGATTGCCGTTTCCGCCGCGTTTGCGGTGCTGGATATTGCCTGGAAGCGGTTCGATCATCTGCGAAAGAACCGGATGACCCGCAAAGAGATGCAGGACGAACACAAGGATTCCGAAGGCGACCCCCATATGAAGGCCGCCAGACGCCAGCGGGCGGTTGATATCGCCATGTCGCAGATGCTGCAGGATGTCGAAACAGCGGATGTGATCATCGTGAACCCGACGCATTATGCCGTTGCGTTGAAATGGCATCGGGGCAGTGGTCGCGCGCCGATTTGTGTTGCCAAGGGCATCGACGAGGTTGCCGCGCGCATTCGCGAGCGAGCCTCGGCGCACGGTGTACCAATCTGGTCGGACCCGCCGTCTGCACGGGCGATCCACGCAACGGTCAAACTGGGGGAAGAGATCGTGCAGGATCACTTTGCGCCGGTCGCAGCAGCCATCCGTTTCGCAGAAAAAATGCGCGAGAAGGCGCGGGCAGGATGGTAA